A stretch of the Cheilinus undulatus linkage group 11, ASM1832078v1, whole genome shotgun sequence genome encodes the following:
- the gpr173 gene encoding probable G-protein coupled receptor 173 — MAGGVFGMANANESSEGPAGPMAAVVATAGGVVADSPSSAVSTYIKLVLLGLIICISLVGNLVVSLLVLRDRALHKAPYYFLLDLCLADTIRSAICFPFVLVSIKNGSAWTYSVLSCKVVAFMAVLFCFHAAFMLFCISVTRYMAIAHHRFYSKRMTFWTCVAVVCMVWTLSVAMAFPPVFDVGTYKFIREEDQCIFEHRYFKANDTLGFMLMLAVLILATHVVYMKLLLFEYKHRKMKPVQMVPAISQNWTFHGPGATGQAAANWIAGFGRGPMPPTLLGIRQNLHNQNRRLLGMEEFKAEKQLGRMFYVITLLFLVLWSPYIVACYWRVFVKACTIPHRYLSTTVWMSFAQAGVNPIVCFFLNKDLKKGLLSHLPACCRTKPHLPREPYCVM, encoded by the coding sequence ATGGCTGGGGGTGTGTTCGGGATGGCGAATGCGAATGAAAGCAGCGAAGGGCCTGCTGGGCCCATGGCAGCAGTGGTGGCTACTGCAGGAGGTGTTGTAGCAGATAGTCCTTCATCGGCTGTCTCTACCTACATCAAACTGGTGCTACTGGGGCTGATCATTTGCATCAGCCTGGTCGGCAACCTGGTGGTGTCTCTGCTCGTACTCCGGGACCGAGCACTGCACAAAGCACCTTACTACTTCCTGTTGGACTTGTGTCTGGCAGACACCATCCGCTCAGCCATCTGCTTCCCCTTCGTTCTGGTATCAATTAAGAATGGTTCAGCCTGGACTTACAGCGTGCTGAGCTGCAAGGTGGTGGCATTCATGGCAGTGTTGTTCTGCTTCCATGCTGCCTTCATGCTGTTCTGTATTAGTGTGACTCGATACATGGCCATTGCACACCACCGCTTTTACTCAAAGCGTATGACATTTTGGACATGTGTGGCAGTGGTGTGCATGGTGTGGACTCTGTCAGTAGCGATGGCCTTTCCTCCTGTCTTTGACGTAGGCACCTACAAATTCATTCGAGAGGAAGACCAGTGCATCTTTGAGCACCGCTACTTCAAGGCTAATGATACGCTAGGCTTCATGCTAATGCTGGCTGTGCTTATTCTGGCCACACATGTTGTCTACATGAAGTTACTCCTCTTTGAGTACAAGCACCGCAAGATGAAGCCAGTCCAGATGGTGCCAGCCATAAGTCAGAACTGGACCTTCCACGGACCGGGGGCTACTGGTCAAGCTGCAGCAAACTGGATTGCAGGCTTTGGCAGGGGCCCAATGCCGCCAACTCTGCTGGGAATCCGGCAGAACTTGCACAACCAGAACCGGCGCCTGTTGGGCATGGAGGAGTTTAAAGCCGAGAAGCAGCTTGGCAGGATGTTCTACGTGATCACCCTGCTGTTCCTGGTGCTCTGGTCTCCCTACATAGTGGCTTGCTATTGGAGGGTATTTGTCAAGGCTTGCACAATACCACATCGGTACCTCTCCACCACGGTGTGGATGAGTTTCGCCCAAGCCGGGGTCAACCCTATCGTCTGTTTCTTCCTGAACAAAGACTTGAAGAAAGGGCTCCTTTCCCATTTACCAGCCTGCTGCAGGACTAAACCTCATCTGCCACGAGAGCCTTATTGTGTCATGTAA